Proteins encoded together in one Neisseria lactamica window:
- a CDS encoding 23S rRNA (adenine(2030)-N(6))-methyltransferase RlmJ — translation MLSYRHAFHAGNHADMLKHFTLFLVLQYFNRKDKPYWYIDTHGGAGLYNLEGNEAQKVGEYRQGIALLRQAQNLPAELSDFAAHIQKILPSPELYCGSPWLAQSLTRVGDKLRLFELHPTDFVHLQNNMGEAELGKRGQVLREDGYKGLISLLPPPPRRAVILIDPPYEEKQDYRRVTETLKAALKRFESGCYLVWYPCLSREESRKLPEELKKLVPDNYLHAELHVHAPKTDGFGMHGSGMFVINPPYLLAEQLATNLPALTRLLAQDKGARYLLDSKIR, via the coding sequence ATGCTCAGTTACAGACACGCATTCCACGCCGGCAACCATGCCGATATGCTCAAACACTTCACCTTGTTTTTAGTGCTGCAATATTTCAACCGCAAAGACAAGCCCTACTGGTACATCGACACGCACGGCGGCGCGGGTTTGTACAATCTCGAAGGCAACGAGGCGCAGAAAGTCGGCGAATACCGGCAAGGCATCGCCCTGCTCCGACAGGCGCAAAACCTGCCTGCCGAATTGTCTGACTTTGCCGCGCACATACAAAAAATCCTGCCCTCGCCCGAACTTTACTGCGGTTCTCCGTGGCTGGCGCAATCGCTGACCCGCGTCGGCGACAAATTGCGCCTATTTGAGCTGCACCCCACCGACTTTGTCCATCTGCAAAACAATATGGGCGAAGCAGAACTGGGCAAACGCGGACAAGTGTTGCGCGAAGACGGTTACAAAGGGCTGATTTCCCTGCTGCCGCCCCCGCCGCGACGCGCTGTTATTCTCATCGACCCGCCTTACGAGGAAAAACAGGACTACCGGCGTGTAACGGAAACGCTGAAAGCCGCTTTAAAACGTTTTGAGTCCGGCTGTTATTTGGTTTGGTATCCCTGTTTGAGCCGCGAAGAAAGCCGCAAGCTGCCCGAAGAACTGAAAAAACTCGTTCCCGACAACTACCTTCACGCCGAACTGCACGTCCACGCGCCGAAAACCGACGGTTTCGGTATGCACGGCAGCGGAATGTTCGTCATCAATCCGCCCTATCTGTTGGCGGAACAATTGGCGACAAACCTCCCCGCCCTCACGCGGCTGCTGGCGCAAGACAAAGGCGCGCGCTACCTGTTGGACAGCAAAATCCGCTGA
- a CDS encoding DNA translocase FtsK, with amino-acid sequence MFWIVLIVILLLALAGLFVVRARSEREWVRELAERQEGGGRAELPEIKDGMPDFSELALMLVRAVKAMVCCLSDGIVRFCRNYLAHESEPDRPAPSDDGDGASGAPEFRDEAGDTADKADEAVGCAPQERTDGGEDIETAIIGNRSICSDRENGIPMPSESGYPPVRPVVQTFQEITLEEAKRALNNALAAARKERYIGTFEKNGMAAPKVRVSDTPMEGLPIIGLDDPVLQRARAFVSDADKSPEPSDDAFEPYFERVSRPARREIEAGHFPPRGNAGFDAQPAATSPAAPRGESVSDGIAGVRRVPINLKEPNKATVSAEARISRLIPAHKAAGAVRFGGLPSEPENAADEARPAGDSDEAADVRIVKPAAPDAWVVEPPEVPAVAVPEIDILPPPPVSEIYGRDDDLPEGFEQAYGRRLAEIARLACDTPEGGLQDGEAGNLSDEREEQAGSERNEDEDGGGGGGGQYLSDGGASRYRGTDAAMPSERPSCRASDTEADEGAFQSEETGAVSEHLPTTDLLLPPLFNPEATQTEEELLENSITIEEKLAEFKVKVKVVDSYSGPVITRYEIEPDVGVRGNSVLNLEKDLARSLGVASIRVVETIPGKTCMGLELPNPKRQMIRLSEIFNSPEFAGSKSKLTLALGQDITGQPVVTDLGKAPHLLVAGTTGSGKSVGVNAMILSMLFKAAPEDVRMIMIDPKMLELSIYEGIPHLLAPVVTDMKLAANALNWCVNEMEKRYRLMSFMGVRNLAGFNQKIAEAAARGEKIGNPFSLTPDDPEPLEKLPFIVVVVDEFADLMMTTGKKIEELIARLAQKARAAGIHLILATQRPSVDVITGLIKANIPTRIAFQVSSKIDSRTILDQMGAENLLGQGDMLFLPPGTAYPQRVHGAFASDEEVHRVVEYLKQFGEPDYVDDILSGGGSEELPGIGRSGDGETDPMYDEAVSVVLKTRKASISGVQRALRIGYNRAARLIDQMEAEGIVSAPEHNGNRTILVPLDNA; translated from the coding sequence ATGTTTTGGATAGTTTTGATTGTTATTTTGTTGCTTGCCCTTGCCGGCCTGTTTGTTGTCCGCGCCCGCTCGGAACGAGAGTGGGTAAGGGAGTTGGCGGAGCGGCAGGAAGGCGGCGGACGGGCGGAGTTGCCGGAAATCAAAGACGGGATGCCCGATTTTTCCGAGCTTGCCCTGATGCTTGTCCGGGCGGTTAAGGCGATGGTGTGCTGCCTGTCGGACGGCATCGTCCGTTTTTGCCGGAATTATCTGGCACACGAGTCCGAACCGGACCGGCCGGCTCCTTCCGATGATGGAGACGGTGCGTCCGGTGCGCCTGAATTTCGGGATGAGGCCGGGGATACGGCGGATAAAGCGGATGAAGCGGTAGGATGCGCCCCGCAGGAGCGGACGGACGGCGGGGAAGATATTGAAACCGCCATCATCGGCAACCGCAGCATCTGTTCCGACCGGGAGAACGGCATCCCTATGCCGTCTGAAAGCGGGTATCCGCCTGTCCGCCCCGTGGTTCAAACGTTTCAGGAAATCACATTGGAAGAGGCGAAGCGGGCTTTGAACAATGCGCTTGCGGCGGCAAGGAAGGAGCGGTATATCGGCACGTTTGAAAAAAACGGAATGGCCGCGCCCAAGGTACGGGTATCCGATACGCCGATGGAAGGGCTGCCGATTATCGGTTTGGACGACCCTGTGCTTCAGCGCGCGCGCGCGTTCGTTTCCGATGCGGACAAAAGCCCCGAGCCTTCGGACGATGCGTTCGAACCCTATTTTGAACGTGTGTCCCGGCCCGCACGCCGTGAAATTGAAGCCGGGCATTTCCCACCCCGAGGCAATGCCGGATTTGACGCGCAGCCGGCGGCAACGTCGCCGGCTGCGCCCCGGGGGGAATCCGTTTCAGACGGCATTGCCGGAGTCCGCCGCGTTCCCATCAATTTGAAAGAGCCGAACAAGGCGACGGTTTCTGCGGAGGCGAGGATTTCGCGGCTGATTCCGGCACATAAGGCTGCCGGTGCGGTGCGGTTCGGCGGTTTGCCGTCCGAACCTGAAAACGCGGCGGATGAAGCCCGTCCGGCCGGGGATTCGGATGAAGCTGCCGATGTCCGTATCGTAAAGCCTGCCGCGCCGGATGCGTGGGTGGTCGAGCCGCCCGAAGTGCCGGCGGTTGCCGTGCCTGAAATCGATATTCTGCCGCCTCCGCCCGTGTCGGAAATCTATGGGCGCGATGATGATTTGCCGGAGGGGTTCGAGCAGGCGTACGGCCGCCGCCTTGCCGAAATAGCCCGCCTTGCCTGCGATACGCCCGAAGGCGGTTTGCAGGACGGGGAAGCAGGCAATCTTTCGGACGAAAGGGAGGAACAGGCCGGCAGCGAAAGAAACGAAGATGAAGACGGAGGTGGAGGCGGAGGCGGGCAATATCTGTCCGATGGGGGAGCGTCCCGGTATCGCGGCACGGATGCGGCGATGCCGTCTGAACGCCCGTCCTGCCGGGCATCGGATACGGAAGCGGATGAAGGGGCGTTCCAATCGGAAGAAACCGGTGCGGTATCCGAACACCTGCCGACAACCGACCTGCTTCTGCCTCCGCTGTTCAATCCCGAGGCGACGCAAACCGAAGAAGAACTGTTGGAAAACAGCATCACCATCGAAGAAAAATTGGCGGAGTTCAAAGTCAAGGTCAAGGTTGTCGATTCTTATTCCGGCCCCGTGATTACGCGTTATGAAATCGAACCCGATGTCGGCGTGCGCGGCAATTCCGTTCTGAATCTGGAAAAAGACTTGGCGCGTTCGCTCGGCGTGGCTTCCATCCGCGTTGTCGAAACCATCCCCGGCAAAACCTGTATGGGTTTGGAACTTCCGAACCCGAAACGCCAAATGATACGCCTGAGCGAAATCTTCAATTCGCCCGAGTTTGCCGGATCCAAATCCAAGCTGACGCTCGCGCTCGGTCAGGACATCACCGGACAGCCCGTCGTAACCGACTTGGGCAAAGCGCCGCATTTGCTGGTTGCCGGTACGACCGGTTCGGGCAAATCGGTGGGTGTCAACGCGATGATTCTGTCTATGCTTTTCAAAGCCGCGCCGGAAGACGTACGTATGATTATGATCGATCCGAAAATGCTGGAATTGAGCATTTACGAAGGCATCCCGCACCTGCTCGCCCCTGTCGTTACCGATATGAAGCTGGCGGCAAACGCGCTGAACTGGTGTGTTAACGAAATGGAAAAACGCTACCGCCTGATGAGCTTTATGGGCGTGCGCAATCTTGCGGGCTTCAATCAAAAAATCGCCGAAGCCGCAGCAAGGGGGGAGAAAATCGGCAATCCGTTCAGCCTCACGCCCGACGATCCCGAACCTTTGGAAAAACTGCCGTTTATCGTAGTCGTGGTCGATGAGTTTGCCGATTTGATGATGACCACAGGCAAGAAAATCGAAGAACTGATTGCCCGCCTTGCCCAAAAAGCCCGCGCGGCAGGTATCCATCTTATCCTTGCCACGCAACGCCCCAGCGTCGATGTGATTACAGGGTTGATTAAGGCGAACATCCCGACGCGCATCGCGTTCCAAGTGTCCAGCAAAATCGACAGCCGCACGATTCTCGACCAAATGGGTGCGGAAAACCTGCTCGGGCAGGGCGATATGCTGTTCCTGCCGCCGGGTACGGCCTATCCGCAGCGCGTACACGGCGCGTTTGCTTCGGATGAAGAGGTGCACCGCGTGGTCGAATATCTGAAGCAGTTCGGCGAGCCGGACTATGTTGACGATATTTTGAGCGGCGGCGGCAGCGAAGAGCTGCCCGGCATCGGGCGCAGCGGCGACGGCGAAACCGATCCGATGTACGACGAGGCTGTATCTGTCGTTTTGAAAACGCGCAAAGCCAGCATTTCGGGCGTGCAGCGAGCCTTGCGTATCGGCTACAACCGCGCCGCGCGTCTGATTGACCAGATGGAGGCGGAAGGCATTGTGTCCGCACCGGAACACAACGGCAACCGTACGATTCTCGTCCCCTTGGACAATGCTTGA
- the glyA gene encoding serine hydroxymethyltransferase, translating into MFSKSVTLAQYDPDLAAAIAQEDRRQQDHVELIASENYVSCAVMEAQGSQLTNKYAEGYPGKRYYGGCEYVDIVEQLAIDRVKELFGAAYANVQPHSGSQANQAVYASVLKPGDTILGMSLAHGGHLTHGASVNISGKLYNAVTYGLDENEVLDYAEVERLALEHKPKMIVAGASAYALQIDWAKFREIADKVGAYLFVDMAHYAGLIAGGEYPNPVPFCDFVTTTTHKTLRGPRGGVILCRDNTHEKALNSSIFPSLQGGPLMHVIAAKAVAFKEALQPEFKQYAKQVKTNAAAMAEELVKRGLRIVSGRTESHVFLVDLQPMKITGKAAEAALGKAHITVNKNAIPNDPEKPFVTSGIRIGSAAMTTRGFNEADARVLANLVADVLANPEDEANLAKVREQVTALCNKYPVYGA; encoded by the coding sequence ATGTTTTCAAAAAGCGTTACCCTAGCCCAATACGATCCCGATCTGGCAGCCGCCATAGCCCAAGAAGACCGGCGCCAGCAAGACCACGTCGAGCTGATTGCTTCTGAAAACTACGTCAGCTGCGCCGTAATGGAAGCGCAAGGTTCGCAATTGACCAACAAATACGCCGAAGGCTATCCCGGCAAACGCTACTACGGCGGCTGCGAATACGTCGATATTGTCGAACAATTGGCAATCGACCGCGTAAAAGAACTGTTTGGCGCAGCCTATGCCAACGTTCAGCCGCACTCCGGCTCTCAAGCCAACCAAGCCGTGTACGCTTCCGTTTTGAAACCGGGCGACACCATTTTGGGTATGTCTCTGGCACACGGCGGCCACTTGACCCACGGCGCAAGCGTTAATATTTCCGGCAAACTCTACAATGCCGTTACATATGGTTTGGATGAAAACGAAGTTCTCGATTATGCCGAAGTCGAACGCCTCGCGCTCGAACACAAACCCAAAATGATTGTGGCCGGTGCATCTGCCTACGCGTTGCAAATCGACTGGGCGAAATTCCGCGAAATCGCCGATAAAGTCGGCGCATACCTCTTTGTCGATATGGCGCACTATGCCGGACTGATTGCCGGCGGCGAATATCCCAACCCCGTGCCATTCTGCGACTTCGTCACCACCACCACCCACAAAACCCTGCGCGGCCCGCGCGGCGGCGTGATTCTGTGCCGCGACAACACGCACGAAAAAGCGTTGAACTCTTCCATCTTCCCAAGCCTGCAAGGCGGCCCGCTGATGCACGTCATCGCCGCCAAAGCCGTAGCGTTTAAAGAAGCCTTGCAACCCGAGTTCAAACAATACGCGAAACAAGTGAAAACCAACGCAGCCGCTATGGCGGAAGAACTGGTCAAACGCGGTCTGCGCATCGTTTCCGGCCGTACCGAAAGCCACGTTTTCCTCGTCGATCTGCAACCGATGAAAATCACTGGCAAAGCCGCCGAAGCCGCCTTGGGCAAAGCGCACATCACCGTCAACAAAAACGCCATCCCGAACGATCCGGAAAAACCGTTCGTTACCTCCGGCATCCGCATCGGCTCCGCCGCCATGACCACACGCGGTTTTAACGAAGCCGACGCGCGCGTATTGGCGAACTTGGTTGCCGACGTATTGGCCAATCCCGAAGACGAAGCCAACCTCGCCAAAGTCCGCGAACAAGTAACTGCTTTGTGCAATAAATACCCCGTTTACGGCGCATAA
- a CDS encoding energy-coupling factor ABC transporter permease, with amino-acid sequence MIFQTVWFSDMLLVASWIALILLLAASAPSAFRSLVRYRSAVPACVVIFSAAWCLNASAGGGQLAQMSYHLLAVNLVALMVDTSAAFWLAALLMLPYYLLFAGSAGAYPSNALVLILPALVVNRLSRMLVDRLPPNIFIFIFVNGFLASAVGILLTGLVLTGILDAANAFPSEILWTTALPVFILLAWAEAFLSGIATAIFVALKPHWINTFDDNRYLKSDRGIWR; translated from the coding sequence ATGATTTTCCAAACAGTTTGGTTTTCGGATATGCTGCTGGTGGCTTCATGGATCGCACTCATCCTCCTATTGGCGGCATCCGCGCCGTCGGCATTCCGCTCGCTCGTCCGCTACCGTTCCGCCGTCCCCGCCTGCGTGGTCATTTTCTCCGCCGCGTGGTGTTTGAACGCCTCTGCCGGCGGCGGACAACTTGCCCAAATGAGCTATCACCTGCTCGCCGTCAACCTGGTCGCTCTGATGGTGGATACCTCTGCCGCCTTTTGGCTTGCCGCGCTGCTGATGTTGCCCTACTACCTGCTGTTTGCCGGTTCTGCCGGCGCATATCCGTCGAACGCTTTGGTGCTGATTCTGCCCGCACTTGTCGTCAACCGCCTGTCGCGTATGCTGGTCGACCGCCTGCCGCCCAATATTTTCATCTTTATTTTCGTCAACGGCTTTCTCGCTTCCGCCGTCGGCATTCTGCTGACCGGGCTGGTGCTGACCGGTATTTTGGATGCCGCAAACGCTTTTCCGTCCGAAATATTGTGGACGACCGCCCTGCCCGTCTTTATTCTGCTGGCGTGGGCGGAAGCCTTCCTCAGCGGCATAGCCACCGCCATATTTGTTGCACTGAAGCCGCATTGGATCAACACTTTCGACGACAACCGCTATCTGAAGTCCGACCGCGGCATATGGCGGTAG
- a CDS encoding fluoride efflux transporter CrcB has translation MLSNIIPLSIGAAFGATARWLLNFAVPAAMSPATGNLFANWIGAFLIGIFAETVSHPQWKLLLITGFLGSLTTLSGFSLETVTLLQSNRPASALANIFLHTAGSLLLTWIGLKIGAAVK, from the coding sequence ATGCTTTCCAACATCATCCCCCTTTCTATCGGTGCGGCATTCGGTGCAACTGCGCGCTGGTTGCTCAACTTCGCCGTTCCTGCCGCCATGTCGCCTGCCACAGGCAACCTGTTTGCCAACTGGATAGGCGCTTTTCTTATCGGAATCTTTGCCGAAACCGTCAGCCACCCGCAATGGAAGCTGCTGCTGATTACCGGTTTTCTCGGCAGCCTGACCACGCTTTCCGGATTTTCACTGGAAACCGTAACCCTGCTCCAATCGAATCGTCCCGCTTCGGCACTTGCCAATATTTTCCTACATACGGCGGGTTCGCTGCTGCTGACCTGGATCGGGCTGAAGATAGGGGCGGCAGTCAAATAA
- a CDS encoding dihydroneopterin aldolase, producing MDKIFLHGIKADTLIGVYGWERERLQTLIVDLDIGIPEKAGSDDDIANTVHYAEVCETLRRHLKEQDFLLLEALAEYIADLVLGYFGAVWVRVKIVKPGILEGVREVGVEIERGKRED from the coding sequence ATGGATAAAATCTTTTTGCACGGCATCAAGGCGGATACGCTTATCGGCGTGTACGGCTGGGAGCGCGAACGGTTGCAGACCCTGATTGTCGATTTGGACATCGGCATTCCCGAGAAAGCGGGTTCGGACGACGATATTGCCAATACGGTACATTATGCCGAGGTATGCGAAACGCTGCGCCGACATCTGAAAGAACAGGATTTCCTGCTTTTGGAAGCGTTGGCGGAATATATTGCCGATTTGGTTTTGGGATATTTCGGCGCGGTGTGGGTGCGCGTGAAAATCGTCAAGCCGGGTATTTTGGAAGGCGTGCGCGAGGTTGGAGTGGAAATCGAGCGCGGCAAGCGTGAAGATTGA
- a CDS encoding class 1 fructose-bisphosphatase: MDTLTRFLPEHLQQNRLPEALGGVLLSVVSACTEINAKVRLGALAGVLGMAGTGNIQGEDQKKLDVIANNIMIDTLKANPAVAGLASEEEDTFVSAGENGRYLVLFDPLDGSSNIDVNISVGTIFSILEKPEGALATESFLQTGRQQLAAGYVLYGPQTQLVFTFGHGVYMFTLNAENEFVLTKENPKVPESTKEFAINMSNRRHWFPPVQQYIDELLAGETGTRGKNYNMRWVASMVAEIHRILMRGGVFMYPQDKRDPSKPGKLRLMYEANPMALILEQAGASASNACQDILGIRPESLHQRVAVIMGSSEEVDYLNRLHSK; encoded by the coding sequence ATGGACACACTGACCCGATTCCTCCCCGAACATCTGCAACAAAACCGGCTGCCCGAAGCACTCGGCGGCGTTTTGCTGTCTGTCGTTTCCGCCTGCACCGAAATCAACGCCAAAGTCCGCCTTGGCGCACTGGCCGGCGTATTGGGTATGGCGGGCACGGGCAATATTCAGGGCGAAGACCAGAAAAAACTGGATGTTATCGCCAACAACATTATGATTGACACACTCAAAGCCAACCCTGCCGTTGCCGGTTTGGCAAGCGAGGAAGAAGACACTTTCGTAAGTGCCGGTGAAAACGGACGCTATCTCGTCCTATTCGACCCTTTAGACGGATCGTCCAATATTGATGTCAACATTTCCGTCGGTACGATTTTCTCCATCCTTGAAAAACCCGAAGGCGCATTGGCAACCGAATCATTCCTTCAAACGGGCAGACAGCAGCTTGCCGCTGGTTACGTTCTTTACGGGCCTCAAACCCAGCTCGTATTCACATTCGGACACGGCGTATATATGTTCACACTCAATGCCGAAAACGAATTCGTGCTGACCAAAGAAAACCCGAAAGTACCCGAAAGCACCAAAGAATTTGCCATCAATATGTCCAACCGCCGCCATTGGTTTCCTCCCGTACAACAATACATAGACGAACTCTTGGCAGGCGAAACCGGTACGCGCGGCAAAAACTACAATATGCGCTGGGTAGCCAGTATGGTTGCCGAAATCCACCGCATCCTGATGCGCGGCGGCGTGTTCATGTATCCGCAAGACAAACGCGACCCGTCCAAACCCGGCAAACTGCGCCTGATGTACGAAGCCAATCCTATGGCCCTGATACTTGAACAAGCCGGCGCATCGGCAAGCAACGCCTGTCAGGACATACTCGGCATCCGTCCCGAAAGCCTGCACCAGCGCGTCGCCGTCATTATGGGCAGCAGCGAAGAAGTGGATTACCTCAACCGCCTGCATTCAAAATAA
- a CDS encoding YdcH family protein: MFPEYRDLISKLKQEDSHFARLFDEHNELDDKIAGLVNNPVTSGAEAIDELKKAKLKLKDELYAILQKAAGK; encoded by the coding sequence ATGTTCCCAGAATACCGTGATTTGATTTCCAAATTGAAACAGGAAGATTCCCATTTCGCCCGTCTGTTTGACGAGCATAACGAGCTGGACGACAAAATTGCCGGTTTGGTCAACAATCCGGTTACCAGCGGCGCGGAAGCCATTGATGAGCTGAAAAAAGCCAAATTGAAACTGAAAGACGAGTTGTACGCCATCCTGCAAAAAGCGGCGGGCAAATAA
- the plsY gene encoding glycerol-3-phosphate 1-O-acyltransferase PlsY: MFNIPAVAVSYLIGSLSFAVIVSKYYGMDDPRTYGSGNPGATNVLRSGKKKAAALTLLGDAAKGLVAILLARVFQEPLSLSDSAIAAVALAALVGHMWPVFFGFKGGKGVATALGVLLALSPATALVCALIWLVMAFGFKVSSLAALTATIAAPLAALFFMPHPSWIWATLLIALLVLFRHKSNIVKLLEGRESKIGGSR; encoded by the coding sequence ATGTTCAACATACCGGCTGTTGCCGTTTCCTATCTGATCGGCTCACTTTCTTTCGCCGTCATCGTTTCCAAGTATTACGGGATGGACGACCCGCGCACCTACGGATCGGGCAATCCCGGTGCAACCAATGTTTTACGCAGCGGCAAAAAAAAGGCAGCCGCGCTGACGCTCTTGGGCGATGCTGCCAAAGGTTTGGTTGCCATTTTGCTTGCACGCGTGTTTCAAGAACCGCTCAGTTTATCCGACAGCGCAATCGCTGCCGTCGCACTCGCCGCGCTGGTCGGGCATATGTGGCCGGTGTTTTTCGGATTTAAGGGCGGCAAAGGCGTGGCAACGGCATTGGGCGTGCTTCTGGCACTCTCTCCCGCAACTGCCTTGGTCTGCGCGTTGATTTGGCTTGTGATGGCATTCGGCTTCAAGGTGTCCTCCCTTGCCGCATTAACCGCCACAATCGCCGCCCCCCTTGCCGCACTGTTTTTTATGCCCCACCCTTCTTGGATTTGGGCGACGCTCCTTATCGCCCTGCTGGTGTTGTTCCGCCACAAAAGTAATATCGTCAAGCTGCTCGAAGGCAGAGAAAGCAAAATCGGCGGCAGCCGCTGA
- a CDS encoding NUDIX hydrolase: MDLREVKLGGETIYEGGFVSISKDKVRLPNGNEGQRIVIRHPGAACVLAVTDDEKVVLVRQWRYAANQATLELPAGKLDVAGEDMAACALRELAEETPYTADSVRLLYSFYTAVGFCNEKMYLFEAEGVCLGSTLANDEDEITETVLMSKEEVRQALANDEIKDGKTLIGLQYWLMKD; this comes from the coding sequence GTGGATTTAAGGGAAGTAAAATTAGGCGGCGAAACCATTTACGAGGGCGGTTTCGTCAGTATCAGCAAGGATAAGGTCAGGCTGCCCAACGGTAACGAAGGGCAGCGCATCGTCATCCGTCATCCGGGCGCGGCGTGCGTGTTGGCGGTAACGGATGATGAAAAGGTCGTTTTGGTGCGGCAGTGGCGTTATGCGGCAAATCAGGCGACATTGGAACTTCCTGCGGGCAAGCTGGATGTGGCGGGTGAGGATATGGCGGCGTGTGCGCTGCGAGAACTGGCTGAAGAAACGCCTTATACCGCCGACAGCGTGCGCCTGCTTTACAGTTTTTATACGGCGGTCGGTTTTTGCAACGAAAAAATGTATCTGTTCGAAGCGGAAGGCGTATGTTTGGGCAGTACGCTTGCCAATGACGAAGACGAGATTACGGAAACCGTATTGATGTCGAAGGAGGAAGTCCGTCAGGCATTGGCAAACGATGAAATTAAAGACGGTAAAACATTAATCGGTTTGCAATACTGGTTGATGAAGGATTGA